In Dioscorea cayenensis subsp. rotundata cultivar TDr96_F1 chromosome 11, TDr96_F1_v2_PseudoChromosome.rev07_lg8_w22 25.fasta, whole genome shotgun sequence, a single genomic region encodes these proteins:
- the LOC120271703 gene encoding uncharacterized protein LOC120271703, whose translation MDEQRWKLTTNGRFSIKTFYNFLNDGGICCHKTIVILKGGCPKKINLLNWIAWDNKILTLDNLAWRRCNVLPTPTYVMCHANLETTEHLLIHCLLAAHIWTYFGQLLAAPESKRLKLEDPIAKVKRSLEYLSSNDTLSKQRKEKENSSSCLRFSPRGLLRPPLLLLLAPSSSQSLPIASLAPCVSFPLHRTSRRWLLKVPRAENVANGAESKPPNGNLPKSRRDILLEYVKNVQPEFMDLFIKRAPPQIVDAMRQTVTNMIGTLPPQFFAVTVTTVAENLAQLMYSVMMTGYMFRNAQYRLELQQSLEQAALLDTKEVKDETVYAPGTQKKVIGEVIRWNKTSGPETMDAVKYIELLEAEIEELKSQVIRKTANGQNDLLDYLKTLEPQNLKELTSSAGEDVVFAMNSFIKRLLAVSDPAQLKTTPTETSAPELAKLLYWLMVVGYSIRNIEVRFDMERVLGTPPKLAELPPGEDI comes from the exons ATGGATGAACAGCGTTGGAAACTGACTACAAATGGGAGATTCTCAATTAAAACCTTCTATAACTTCTTGAATGATGGGGGTATTTGTTGCCACAAGACCATTGTTATTCTTAAAGGAGGTTGCCCGAAAAAGATTAACCTTTTAAACTGGATTGCGTGGGATAACAAAATCTTGACTCTTGATAACCTTGCCTGGCGTAGATGTAATGTGTTACCTACACCTACTTATGTGATGTGCCACGCAAATTTGGAGACAACAGAGCATCTGTTGATCCACTGCCTTTTAGCTGCCCACATTTGGACTTATTTTGGCCAACTTTTAG CTGCTCCAGAATCGAAGAGGTTAAAACTTGAAGATCCGATAGCAAAGGTCAAGAGAAGTCTGGAGTACCTTTCTTCCAATGACACGTTATCT AAACagaggaaggagaaggagaactCGAGCTCATGTCTTCGTTTTTCGCCTCGCGGCCTCTTGCGGCCGCCTCTCCTACTTCTTCTCGCCCCATCCTCTTCTCAATCCCTCCCTATCGCGTCTCTCGCCCCTTgtgtctcctttccccttcATCGGACCAGCCGGAGATGGCTCTTGAAGGTTCCGCGGGCTGAGAACGTCGCCAACGGAGCTGAGTCTAAGCCTCCTAATGGCAATCTG CCCAAGAGTAGGAGAGACATCCTTTTGGAGTATGTCAAAAATGTCCAACCTGAGtttatggatttatttattaaaagggCACCACCACAG ATTGTTGATGCTATGCGGCAAACTGTGACAAATATGATTGGCACACTTCCCCCTCAATTTTTTGCAGTGACTGTTACCACG GTTGCTGAAAATCTGGCACAACTCATGTACAGTGTTATGATGACTGGTTACATGTTTAGGAATGCACAATACCGCCTGGAACTGCAACAAAGTTTGGAGCAGGCAGCACTTCTGGATACAAAAGAAGTCAAg GATGAAACTGTCTATGCACCTGGCACACAGAAAAAAGTGATTGGAGAAGTAATCAGATGGAATAAAACTTCTGGCCCTGAGACAATGGATGCAGTGAAATACATAGAATTGCTTGAAGCAGAGATTGAGGAACTGAAAAGTCAAGTGATAAGAAAAACAGCAAATGGCCAGAATGACCTTTTGGATTATCTAAAAACCCTTGAACCTCAAAATTTGAAA GAACTGACAAGCAGTGCTGGTGAGGATGTTGTTTTTGCAATGAACAGCTTCATAAAACGCTTACTGGCAGTTTCAGACCCTGCACAATTGAAG ACAACTCCGACAGAAACCAGTGCTCCTGAGCTAGCAAAATTGCTGTATTGGCTTATGGTTGTCGGCTACAGCATTCGCAACATTGAAGTCCGCTTTGATATGGAAAGAGTGTTAGGCACTCCTCCGAAGCTTGCGGAGTTACCACCCGGAGAAGACATCTAG
- the LOC120271704 gene encoding chitin elicitor-binding protein-like, translating into MSSKTLLLSLLLITVSHLLSGAGATSFSCSGDNRCHSLIGYIPQKPTTIAALQSLFQINPRRSLLTANSLPISTPPSFSLPSHSPIRIPIPCLCSNATGLSNRRPIYTIRPRDNLDAIARRIFNGFVTIREIADANNISDPDRIDVGRRLWIPLPCSCDEVEGKPVVHYGHVAAEGSDLERIAEEFGTTERVLMRVNGIQDPTSLHAGQILDIPLPACSSSIKTDAIDSRLLLPNGSYTLTANNCILCSCSSSTWQLDCHATQGMSKSTCPVTKCGNLLIGNTSNTSCGVSSCSYAGYIINNNANNFTILTNLTTPTTCNNGSSPVSQPSGSSKRIGFQKCIWMEVLVMFFWFLFPMRMIG; encoded by the exons ATGTCTTCAAAAACCCTTCTCCTCTCTCTCCTTCTCATCACCGTCTCTCATCTCCTCTCCGGCGCCGGCGCCACGTCCTTCTCCTGCTCCGGCGACAATCGCTGCCACTCCCTCATCGGCTACATCCCCCAAAAGCCCACCACCATCGCCGCCCTCCAATCCCTCTTCCAGATCAACCCTCGCCGATCCCTCCTCACCGCCAACTCCCTCCCAATCTCCACCCCTCCCTCCTTCTCCCTCCCCTCCCACTCCCCCATCCGCATCCCCATCCCCTGCCTCTGCTCCAACGCCACTGGCCTCTCCAACCGCCGCCCGATCTACACCATCCGTCCCCGTGACAACCTCGACGCCATCGCCCGCCGGATCTTTAACGGCTTCGTGACCATCCGTGAGATCGCCGATGCGAACAATATATCGGATCCGGATCGGATTGATGTCGGCCGCCGGCTGTGGATCCCGTTGCCGTGTAGCTGCGATGAGGTGGAGGGGAAGCCGGTGGTTCATTACGGTCATGTGGCGGCGGAGGGGAGTGATCTGGAGCGCATCGCGGAGGAGTTTGGGACGACGGAGAGGGTGTTGATGAGGGTTAATGGGATTCAAGATCCCACTAGTCTTCACGCAGGCCAAATTCTTGACATCCCACTCCCAG CTTGCTCCTCCTCTATAAAAACTGATGCTATAGACAGCCGCCTTCTTCTACCAAACGGCAGCTACACCCTCACTGCCAACAATTGTATCCTCTGCAGTTGCAGCTCATCAACTTGGCA GCTTGACTGTCATGCAACTCAAGGGATGAGCAAATCCACATGTCCTGTGACCAAATGTGGAAATCTCTTGATTGGTAACACATCAAACACATCATGTGGAGTTTCATCATGTTCTTACGCTGGATACATAATTAATAACAATGCTAATAACTTTACAATCCTTACTAACCTCACTACTCCAACAACATGCAACA ATGGTAGCTCACCTGTTTCACAGCCAAGTGGAAGTTCCAAAAGAATAGGGTTTCAGAAATGTATATGGATGGAAGTTCTTGTGATGTTTTTCTGGTTTCTTTTTCCCATGAGAATGATTGGATGA